One window of the Eucalyptus grandis isolate ANBG69807.140 chromosome 8, ASM1654582v1, whole genome shotgun sequence genome contains the following:
- the LOC104414105 gene encoding probable glycosyltransferase At5g03795, which translates to MSAGGKQPQPPPPQSPSPSSLFTLRGSLLTLALLTLASFTVVSLNSLRSPAAAAAAPGTLTPSFSILKMSREAAGDGDGDGGGGGGGGEELSDTYHLPEVFRLNYAAMERDFGVFIYPDGDPNTFYQTPRKLTGKYASEGYFFQNIREGRFRTDDPDRAHLFFIPISCHKMRGKGTSYENMTVIVQNYVGSLIAKYPYWNRTLGADHFFVTCHDVGVRATEGVPLLVKNSIRVVCSPSYDVGFIPHKDVALPQVLQPFALPAGGNDVENRTRLGFWAGHRNSKIRVILARVWENDTELDISNNRISRATGHLVYQKRFYRTKFCICPGGSQVNSARIADAIHYGCVPVILSNYYDLPFNDILDWRKFSVIVKESEVYNLKQILKNISDAEFLQLHENLVKVQKHFQWNSPPIKYDAFHMVMYELWLRHHVIKY; encoded by the exons ATGTCGGCCGGAGGGAAGCaaccgcagccgccgccgccgcagtcGCCCTCGCCGTCGTCCCTCTTCACCCTCCGGGGATCCCTCCTCACCCTCGCCCTCCTCACCCTCGCCTCCTTCACCGTCGTCTCCCTCAACTCCCTCCGCTCCCCGGCCGCCGCGGCGGCCGCCCCCGGGACGCTGACGCCGTCCTTCAGCATCCTGAAGATGTCGAGGGAGgccgccggcgacggcgacggcgacggcgggggcggcggcggcggcggggaggagTTGTCCGATACCTACCACCTGCCCGAGGTCTTCCGGCTGAACTATGCGGCCATGGAGAGGGACTTCGGGGTGTTCATATACCCGGACGGGGATCCCAACACGTTCTACCAGACGCCGAGGAAGCTCACCGGCAAGTACGCGAGCGAGGGGTATTTCTTCCAGAACATCAGGGAGGGGAGGTTCAGGACGGACGATCCGGACCGAGCGCACTTGTTCTTCATTCCGATTTCGTGCCACAAGATGCGAGGGAAG GGAACATCGTATGAGAATATGACCGTGATAGTGCAGAACTATGTGGGTAGTCTTATTGCGAAGTATCCATATTGGAATAGAACCCTAGGAGCAGATCACTTCTTTGTGACTTGCCATGATGTTGGTGTGAGGGCAACAGAAGGAGTTCCTCTTCTTGTAAAGAATTCAATTAGGGTGGTTTGCTCTCCAAGCTATGATGTTGGGTTCATTCCGCACAAGGATGTTGCGCTTCCCCAAGTACTACAACCGTTCGCTCTTCCAGCTGGAGGAAATGATGTGGAGAATAG GACAAGACTTGGTTTCTGGGCTGGTCATCGCAACTCCAAAATTAGAGTTATACTGGCACGTGTCTGGGAGAATGACACTGAACTTGATATTTCAAATAACAGAATAAGTAGGGCAACTGGACATCTGgtttatcaaaagagattttaccgGACTAAGTTCTGCATATGTCCTGGTGGTTCCCAGGTCAACAGTGCCCGAATAGCCGATGCCATCCATTATGGATGTGTTCCTG TCATTTTGTCCAATTACTATGATCTGCCGTTCAATGACATCCTTGACTGGAGAAAATTTTCGGTCATAGTCAAGGAGAGTGAGGTGTATAATCTTAAGCAAATACTGAAGAATATATCTGATGCTGAGTTTCTGCAACTGCACGAGAATTTAGTAAAG GTCCAGAAGCACTTCCAGTGGAATTCACCGCCAATAAAATATGATGCTTTCCACATGGTCATGTATGAGCTCTGGTTGCGCCACCATGTCATCAAATACTGA
- the LOC104416954 gene encoding pentatricopeptide repeat-containing protein At5g65570: protein MPRNLRLCRPVTSPLVFNPGPRPDAAIVAWSNHRIPLKPSLHWLARAISSSAFCGPRQGRTPQSYSSLLGRCAETRCLLDVRKVQTHLVKTAFFPTLLGHKLIDAYLKCGCVGDARDVFDEMPERHVVTWNSMIASYIKRRRSGEAVELYERMMREGVFPDEYTFSSVFKAFSDLGLVAGGHRAHGLAVVLGLEVSNVFVGSALVDMYAKFGKMRDAQLVVDRVTEQDVVLLTALIVGYVQHGEDFKAQEVFLDMIRKGIKPNEFTLASTLIGCANSADLKSGKLIHACIVKTGFDYATASQTSLLTMYSKCGMVDDSFKVFNDLANPNLVTWTSLIVGLVQNGREEIALLKFREMLQNSVNPNSFTLSSILRACSRLAMLETGKQIHAVLTKYGLVRNGFAGAALIDLYGKCGTAEMARSVFDQLIDIDMVSMNTMIYSYAVNGLGQEALELYSRMKDLGLEQNQVTFVAVLLACSNAGLVEEGQQIFSYLRDSRETELRRDHYACMVDLLGRSGRLEEAEMLVTQIKNPDLVVWRALLSACRVHGDVKMAERAMKKVLELAPGDEGTHVLLSNIYASTCNWSQLIEMKSTMREMKLKKNPAMSWVEVDREVHTFMAGDLSHLGSKEILDTLEELIEKVRNLGYVPDTRYVLQDLDEEKKETSLYYHSEKLALAFALSRTKNKTSSVRILKNLRVCGDCHSWMKYVSVAVGREIVARDSKRYHHIKDGLCSCRDYW, encoded by the coding sequence ATGCCCAGAAACCTTCGCCTCTGCAGACCGGTCACTTCTCCTCTCGTTTTCAATCCAGGCCCTCGTCCGGATGCCGCCATAGTAGCGTGGTCGAACCACCGAATCCCCCTGAAACCTTCTCTTCACTGGTTAGCCCGTGCAATCAGTTCTTCCGCTTTTTGCGGCCCGAGACAGGGGAGGACTCCCCAGTCCTACTCCTCTCTCTTGGGTCGGTGTGCGGAGACGAGATGCTTGTTGGACGTTCGGAAAGTGCAGACCCACTTGGTAAAAACCGCTTTCTTTCCAACCCTTTTGGGCCACAAGCTGATCGACGCCTACCTAAAGTGCGGCTGCGTGGGCGACGCTCGCGAcgtgttcgacgaaatgcctgAACGGCACGTGGTCACCTGGAATTCTATGATCGCTTCTTATATCAAGCGGAGGAGAAGTGGAGAAGCTGTCGAGCTTTATGAGAGGATGATGAGGGAGGGAGTCTTTCCCGATGAGTACACGTTCTCGAGTGTCTTCAAGGCGTTTTCGGACCTTGGTCTGGTGGCCGGCGGTCACAGAGCTCATGGGCTCGCAGTGGTTTTGGGGTTGGAGGTTTCTAATGTGTTTGTCGGTAGCGCTCTCGTTGATATGTATGCAAAATTTGGTAAAATGAGAGATGCGCAGTTGGTAGTGGACCGTGTAACAGAGCAAGATGTGGTTTTGCTTACGGCATTGATTGTTGGTTATGTGCAGCATGGCGAGGACTTCAAGGCTCAAGAGGTTTTCTTGGATATGATCAGGAAGGGGATCAAGCCTAATGAGTTCACTCTTGCAAGCACTTTAATCGGTTGTGCAAACTCAGCAGATTTAAAATCTGGTAAATTGATTCATGCGTGTATAGTCAAAACCGGCTTTGACTATGCAACCGCTTCACAAACTTCGCTCTTGACAATGTACTCGAAATGTGGGATGGTTGATGACTCCTTCAAGGTGTTCAATGATTTGGCTAACCCAAACCTGGTGACATGGACATCTCTCATTGTAGGTCTTGTGCAAAATGGAAGGGAAGAGATTGCTCTTTTGAAATTTCGGGAAATGTTGCAGAATTCTGTAAATCCTAATTCTTTCACACTATCAAGTATTCTTCGAGCATGTTCGAGGCTAGCTATGCTGGAAACAGGAAAACAAATCCATGCAGTTCTCACAAAATATGGATTAGTTAGAAATGGTTTTGCTGGAGCAGCACTTATTGACCTGTATGGAAAATGTGGAACGGCAGAAATGGCGAGGTCGGTCTTTGACCAGTTGATAGATATAGACATGGTGTCTATGAACACCATGATATATAGCTACGCTGTTAATGGTCTGGGACAGGAAGCACTTGAATTGTATAGTAGGATGAAAGATTTGGGGCTTGAGCAAAATCAGGTGACATTTGTGGCTGTTCTTTTGGCATGCAGCAATGCAGGTTTGGTTGAAGAGGGTCAGCAGATCTTTTCATACTTACGAGACAGTCGTGAAACAGAATTGAGAAGGGATCATTACGCATGCATGGTTGATTTACTGGGGAGgtcgggaagacttgaagaggcagAAATGCTGgtgacacaaataaaaaatccagATCTTGTTGTGTGGAGGGCACTGTTAAGTGCATGTAGGGTTCATGGAGATGTGAAAATGGCAGAGAGAGCTATGAAGAAAGTGCTTGAACTAGCACCAGGAGATGAAGGAACGCATGtgcttttgtcaaatatatatgcCTCGACTTGCAATTGGAGTCAGCTTATTGAGATGAAAAGCACGATGAGGGAGATGAAACTGAAGAAGAACCCTGCAATGAGTTGGGTTGAAGTTGATAGAGAAGTTCATACATTCATGGCTGGTGATTTATCTCACTTGGGATCGAAAGAGATACTCGACACGCTGGAAGAACTGATTGAGAAAGTTAGAAATCTTGGTTATGTCCCGGACACAAGGTATGTGTTACAGGATTTggatgaagagaaaaaggagacaTCACTGTATTACCACAGCGAGAAACTGGCCTTAGCTTTTGCTTTATCAAGGACTAAAAATAAGACCAGCAGTGTCAGGATTCTTAAGAATCTTAGAGTTTGTGGGGATTGTCATTCTTGGATGAAATATGTCTCTGTTGCTGTAGGAAGAGAAATTGTCGCAAGAGATTCAAAGAGATATCATCATATTAAGGATGGCCTGTGTTCTTGCAGAGATTATTGGTGA
- the LOC104414106 gene encoding pentatricopeptide repeat-containing protein At5g65560, which yields MRAAAAAAATRMTSAVSSPCDPAALAPCSVARALSSVASPAASCAAEPEPSDVSSRLLSILASPNWERNPWLKRLIPSVTPAHVASVFASSLDPRTALGFFNWISGRPGFSHNVQSYSALLAVLIPNKLFRVAEKLRIAMIKCCGSADDARFVLEFLSRMNGEGDLRFKLTVRCYNTLLMALAKFLMIDEMKNVYKEMLDLKVLPNIYTFNTMVNAYCKLGNLVEAEYYVRKILEAGLSPDTYTYTSLILGHCRKKDVNGAYKIFVQMPQKGCARNEVSYTILIHGLCEAGRVDEALKLFSQMEQDNCSASVRTYTVLICGLCDLGRISEAMDLFTEMPERGCEPNLHTYTVLIDSFCKNNKISDARKLLDELSDKGLVPSVVTYNALINGYCKDGQIDAAYDILGLMESKKCSPDTRTYNELIDYFCKNKDVHQAMALFNKMAERNLRPSIITYNSLIHGQCRVGELDNAHRLLKMMEESGLAPDVWSYSFIMDTLCKRLRIKEAFALLDSLHEKGIKANEVIYTSLIDGCCASGQLEDARKLLDRMLLEDCKPNSFTYNALIDGLCKEKRTQEALVMVQNMLNLDLKPTVYTYTILIKQMLDEGDFDHADKLLDQMVSLGYQPDLFTYTLFIYAYCSQCRIYEAENLISKMRREKIELDSVPYTYLIDAYGRLGLLHLSFDVLKRMLDSDCVPSHHTYGLLFQHFLDGNFVKGENLAVGSDSLTSNISPVDKADVWRIVDFGTVLKFFDKMLEHGCAPNVNTYAKIIIGLCKVGRLEIAVRIVKHMRDRGMNPDEKTYNALVCCCCEKGEYREAKKMTEAMIKHGHLPRLESSKLLICGLYDQEDEEEAEHFFHSLLVCGYNHDELAWKLLVDGLLKKGFVKRCSDLLQVMERKGCQLHPQTYTLLIEGLDGM from the coding sequence AtgcgcgccgccgccgccgccgccgcgacgAGGATGACGTCGGCCGTCTCCAGCCCCTGCGATCCCGCCGCCCTCGCGCCCTGCTCCGTCGCCAGAGCGCTCTCCTCCGTCGCCTCTCCCGCCGCCTCTTGCGCCGCCGAGCCCGAGCCGTCGGACGTCTCGTCTCGGCTTCTCTCGATCCTCGCGTCCCCGAATTGGGAGAGGAACCCTTGGCTCAAGAGGCTGATCCCCTCGGTGACCCCGGCCCACGTCGCCTCTGTGTTCGCCTCGAGTCTCGACCCTCGGACGGCGCTCGGGTTCTTCAATTGGATTTCGGGGAGACCCGGGTTCAGCCACAATGTGCAGTCCTATTCGGCTTTGCTGGCCGTTCTGATTCCTAACAAGTTGTTCCGTGTTGCTGAGAAGCTACGGATCGCCATGATAAAATGCTGCGGTTCGGCAGATGACGCGCGGTTCGTGTTGGAGTTCTTATCCCGGATGAACGGGGAAGgtgatttgagatttaagctTACCGTCAGATGCTATAATACTCTACTGATGGCATTAGCGAAGTTTTTGATGATTGACGAAATGAAGAATGTGTACAAAGAGATGTTAGACCTGAAGGTTCTGCCGAACATCTATACTTTCAATACAATGGTTAATGCGTACTGTAAGTTAGGGAATCTGGTGGAGGCGGAGTATTACGTGAGAAAGATTTTGGAGGCGGGTTTGAGCCCGGATACATATACGTATACCTCCCTGATATTGGGTCACTGTCGGAAGAAGGATGTGAATGGCGCCTATAAGATCTTTGTGCAAATGCCCCAAAAGGGTTGTGCAAGAAATGAGGTTTCATACACGATCCTTATACATGGTCTTTGTGAAGCTGGGCGGGTGGATGAGGCTCTGAAGTTATTTTCTCAGATGGAGCAAGATAATTGCAGTGCTTCTGTTCGAACATATACAGTTCTTATATGTGGTTTATGTGATTTGGGTAGAATATCAGAAGCAATGGATTTGTTTACGGAAATGCCTGAGAGAGGTTGTGAGCCTAATCTTCATACCTATACtgtcctcattgatagtttctgtAAGAACAATAAGATCAGTGACGCCCGGAAATTGTTGGATGAATTGTCGGATAAGGGGCTAGTTCCAAGTGTTGTCACTTATAATGCTTTAATTAACGGGTATTGTAAGGATGGACAAATAGATGCTGCATATGATATTTTAGGTTTGATGGAGTCAAAAAAATGTAGTCCAGATACTCGTACATACAATGAATTGATAGACTACTTTTGTAAGAATAAGGATGTGCACCAGGCTATGGCATTGTTTAATAAGATGGCTGAGCGCAACCTCCGTCCATCCATTATCACGTACAATTCTTTAATTCATGGTCAATGTAGAGTAGGGGAGCTGGATAATGCTCATAGGCTACTTAAAATGATGGAAGAAAGTGGTTTAGCCCCTGATGTGTGGAGTTATAGCTTTATTATGGATACTCTTTGTAAGAGGTTGAGGATTAAAGAAGCTTTTgctttattggattcattgcATGAGAAAGGTATCAAAGCAAATGAAGTGATATATACATCGTTAATTGATGGCTGTTGTGCATCTGGACAACTTGAGGATGCCCGTAAACTGCTTGATAGGATGCTTTTGGAGGATTGCAAGCCAAATTCGTTTACTTACAATGCTTTGATAGATGGATTATGCAAAGAGAAGAGAACACAAGAAGCATTGGTGATGGTTCAAAATATGCTGAATCTGGACTTGAAGCCGACGGTGTATACTTATACAATTCTGATTAAGCAGATGCTTGATGAAGGAGACTTTGACCATGCTGATAAGCTTTTAGACCAGATGGTTTCCTTGGGATATCAGCCTGATCTCTTTACTTACACATTGTTTATTTATGCATATTGCTCTCAATGCAGAATATATGAAGCAGAAAATTTGATCTCTAAgatgagaagagagaagattGAGCTCGACTCAGTCCCTTACACATATTTAATTGATGCATATGGGCGGTTGGGATTACTTCATCTATCTTTTGATGTTCTCAAACGCATGCTTGATTCTGATTGTGTGCCTTCTCACCATACATATGGGCTGTTGTTTCAGCATTTTCTAGATGGAAATTTTGTGAAAGGGGAAAACCTTGCGGTCGGAAGTGATAGCTTGACATCAAATATCTCACCAGTTGATAAAGCAGATGTGTGGAGGATTGTGGATTTTGGAACTGTTTTGAAGTTTTTCGACAAAATGCTTGAACATGGTTGTGCTCCTAATGTCAACACTTATGCAAAGATCATTATAGGACTTTGCAAAGTGGGTCGCCTTGAAATAGCAGTTAGGATAGTCAAACATATGAGAGATAGAGGCATGAATCCTGATGAAAAAACCTACAATGCTCTTGTTTGCTGTTGTTGTGAGAAGGGAGAATACAGAGAAGCAAAGAAGATGACAGAGGCTATGATCAAGCATGGTCATTTACCCCGTCTGGAGTCTTCTAAGCTGCTTATATGTGGCCTATATGATCaggaggatgaggaagaggCTGAACATTTTTTTCATAGTCTCTTAGTTTGTGGGTACAATCATGATGAACTAGCCTGGAAGCTTCTAGTTGATGGTCTACTTAAGAAGGGTTTTGTAAAGAGATGCTCAGATTTGCTGCAGGTCATGGAGAGGAAAGGCTGCCAACTGCACCCTCAAACATATACATTGTTGATTGAGGGACTCGATGGCAtgtaa
- the LOC104414104 gene encoding uncharacterized tRNA/rRNA methyltransferase YsgA produces MDMSCLHAFHPSSLRLPPPDPIPISRTKPSPPPARQETAPLRKAARGRAAQKRAPAATRPSVPRNVDLIASASNPFVKHCVKLRQSSSYRHSHSSALVVGTTPIREICNFQSSKNKIAIIDCLLLLDKAQIPDDLEERSLRLVRVSSLVMEKLSGVESAESIKAVALMRIPSTFYNVDDETDDRDCRRWFASRHRILVLDGIQDPGNLGTLLRSATAFNWDGVFLLPGCCDPFNDKALRASRGASFQLSLVLGRWSNLETLRNEFQMKLLAGHPESNMGQKLVSNLSPSFVDSLANVPVCLVLGSEGRGLSEEPESLCELVSIPMAGKFESLNVSVAGGIFLYMLQPQVWVTPSALS; encoded by the exons ATGGACATGAGCTGCCTTCACGCCTTCCACCCTTCGAGCCTCCGTCTTCCTCCTCCCGACCCAATCCCGATTTCAAGAACCaaaccgtcgccgccgccggcccgTCAAGAAACCGCCCCTCTCCGGAAGGCCGCGCGTGGTCGCGCCGCGCAGAAGAGAGCTCCCGCGGCGACGAGACCTTCGGTGCCCAGAAACGTCGACCTCATCGCGAGCGCTTCGAACCCGTTCGTGAAGCACTGCGTCAAGCTCCGCCAGAGCTCCTCCTACCGCCACTCCCACAGCTCGGCTCTCGTCGTGGGCACGACCCCGATAAG GGAGATCTGTAATTTTCAGTCGTCGAAGAACAAAATTGCTATCATTGATTGCTTACTACTTCTTGATAAAGCTCAGATTCCTGATGATCTGGAAGAACGTTCACTCCGTCTGGTGCGTGTAAGTTCATTGGTTATGGAAAAACTTTCTGGGGTCGAATCAGCTGAATCTATCAAAGCAGTTGCTCTGATGAGAATACCTTCCACTTTCTACAATGTCGACGATGAGACCGATGACAGAGATTGTCGGAGATGGTTTGCCTCTCGTCATCGAATTCTTGTCCTTGATGGGATCCAG GACCCAGGCAACCTTGGAACATTGCTAAGATCAGCTACCGCATTTAATTGG GATGGTGTTTTTCTACTTCCTGGCTGTTGTGACCCTTTCAATGACAAGGCTCTTCGAGCAAGCCGAGGAGCCTCATTCCAGCTCTCTCTGGTATTAGGAAGGTGGAGCAATCTAGAAACTCTTCGAAATGAATTTCAGATGAAGTTACTGGCTGGTCACCCTGAGAGCAACATGGGACAAAAACTGGTGTCAAATTTATCTCCGAGTTTTGTTGATTCACTAGCCAATGTGCCTGTATGCCTGGTTTTGGGTAGCGAAGGAAGGGGCCTCTCTGAGGAACCTGAGTCTCTGTGCGAGTTGGTAAGTATCCCGATGGCCGGAAAGTTCGAGTCTCTGAATGTTTCAGTTGCTGGTGGAATTTTTCTGTATATGCTTCAACCTCAGGTTTGGGTTACTCCTTCCGCATTGTCCTAA